ataatggacaatacattttttagataaatatatattttattgatgatcatgatcatcaattaaaaaaatttagtaatcaacaatatttctcttattataacatttttttttacttcgtaTATATtgctatatattatatattaggtgtgcaaatcgaataatttggattattcgtaaattttttaattatcttcaaGTTTTTGTATCAttctattcaaatttgaatattcgaTTTGAATttctatcataaaatttttaactaatttctgttaaattataaaaatttttttattataagtcaAGATAAAAAACGTAATATCCAATTAGAGACTAGTACCCAATCACTccatgtatttataaatatagatatacaaatacatggagtAATCGGGTATTAGTTCTATTACTTTACTGTTACTTTTCAaacttacaaataattcaaatttttttaataatttaaaaacccacaagtaatttgaatttttcgaatttgaaATCTCACGAagtcagatttttttaaaattcaaaaactgtttttttaattcaaactatTTGCACAATCCTACTATATacttttacagaaaaatttttacatataacTTCACATAAACTTTTGTTTACTGAACCCTATACAATTATATTGCAACTCGCTCGTAAATATcctaaatattgtaataaaaaaatttataaattctgttCAGCctctttttataattcatactTAGAGGTGACAATTtccattcattcatttttcgccataaaatttttcatgaaaaaaataaacttaaaaaagtaaaattttaattttcaattaatttttggtgcaaactctaaaaataattcatacgaaatttgaaaaaaaaattagtcaatttttttcgttcaacATACAGTCGAATTACAATGTCTGATTTCATCAAGTCTGAACTCCCACTACGAGGTCCACTGTCTTCCTCCCTAAGCTACACATTTGTATGactctgtatatatattcttgtatCATTCATGTAGATTCAAACGCGCATGAGtatagtttactttttttgaagaaggAGCATTCGATAAATCTGAATTTCCAGGAAATTTCTACTACTCCATCAACTAGCTGTCAGAATTAAAGGAAAtcgactatatatatatacacatatacatacacccatacataataatatacaaatatgaaatatgGATATTTTTACTCGGGTAGGCCAAtagttgtttttaaattttaaatcaaatattcatTGTCTTGATGACtaatattattacaaataaatggTAATTGTTAGCATTTTAATGAATTGCTTCGTTGAAATGTACGTGGTTGGTCACgtttattgaaaaaactcCATAATCTTATTGTTCCATcactgattattattgttggtgTTGTagatgttgttgttgttgatcaTGATGGCATTGATGATATTGTTGATCATCATGGAACAATAAATCCCAtgcaaaaggaaaaaaaaaacaaaatgatgcATGAAAAACACAGTGAATGAttggcaaaaaaataataataataataattaattgattgattaaataagctcatgataatgattaaaaagcaaaataattaGTGAGTAAGGGATGGGATTAAGAATTAGATAGACATTGTGGACATAGACATTGCAGGAAAAGGATCTAAAACTCGCCAGAGTTTAACTTCACCCGAGctgtaatcaattaaattataacccAAACCATTACTTAGATCTAATTTattctaatatattttattttatgaaaacataCTTGCTGGCGGTAAAGATGTGCTGCTGGTTTGTAACTACGGCATTTATTGCTGATCCGTGAGCACGAACTTCTCCCATTAGATTGCACTCACCCATTGGCTCCCGGGCTACGGACCAAGCTCGCAAAATTCCCCCGCGGCAACCTGACACCATCACGGATCCGTTGTTGATGGTGCAAAGCCCGAGGATCCAATCTTTGTGAGCATTATTTAATGATTGCACTAGCTCCATTTTAGTCAAGTCCCAACGCTTGATGCACATATCCCTTGACCCTGTTGataaaattcatcattatttattttacagataTTTTGTCTTagctttattaattttcggtacacgaaaaaaaatttacgaatttttattatgctgtcggccaaacttgaaacaggatattgtcaaaaaattattattctgcactataattattactattgtgagcctctagaaattttttactttctacTATAATTCCTAACTTAGAAAAGTAATATTCATTACAATTAATCAATAAGTCTTAAGtgtatgaaatattttgtaaagtatcataattttttggcgACAATTTCCTACTGCCAGTTTGGTCggcagcataataaaaattagtaaatttcttaagccaatttttttccgtgtaatttttatacagggttgagaaaattcaatattttttaaattaaatattgaaaatagttAGTCGAGTCGCGTTATGAGTCCGTCGATATTTCTATTGAAAACATTCCCCCTCCATGACTAAGAAAATAATCATGTACTCACTAACACGCTTGTAAAGTAGGGGAAGTGTAAGTTACGGCGTTCGATTACTGAGCAAAAGTAGGGGTACAGGAATTCTTAGAATTGTATTCCCACACTCGTGTACGCCGGCTCATAATGCGACTCGactgtataattataaattaaaagaaaaattattaattaaagttatctATATTGTTAAGGTTCGGCCGTACCTAACGAAATCTCGAATTTAAGATTCGAGTCCCATAAATATTCAAAGCGTAATTAGAAATCTTAAATTTGAGATTTCGTTAGGTACGGCCGAACCTTAAGGGGCGGTCAAGGTCtcgcacttttgaaaaattgatttttttttgtcttttcttCAAGTTAAACATTTCAAGAATATAATctcaaaatttcaagtcaATCAGAGCTTTCTTACCCCATCCTCCtctaagttgaaaaaaaaatttttttttgatcaaattttcagGGGGTCATCTTGCCTCACCCTCccttacattgaaaaaaaaaaaaaaacgttttttttttttttcacttttttcttCTAAAACTTCAAACGCGTTTTTCTCGAAACCACTTTTTCAACCTCCATGATCACTGCAATCAGAAAACTACATGaccgatttattttaaacttggTATTGAACCCAAGCTCTCAACAGTCAGACCATCCTGCAGAGTACGGAAAATACCCGACCTGGTACTTTATGACCACTTTCTACATATAAAATACATCACCCTAACGTTGAgtttgggattttttttttacattgagGGAGTTTTCTAGCCCCATAATGACGgaatttttcatgaataatAGCACTTTTCACTTTACATGACCACCAAAAAtgtagaaatgaaaaaaaaaattaccagagATCGTTGAGAGGAGGATTTGATGATAgtttaactaaattttaaggATACTCGacttcagataatttttaactgagATACAGTGATCaccgcaaatcgtcttttttCAGAGGAGTTATTGGAAAAGCTTTGTCACCAACTTGTTTGTGAATATTTTCCCGTAAAATTTTTAGGGAATGTTTTTGAAATGACACTCAAcgatgtaaaaaaagtttaaattaatttactctatCCATATAGCTGACAAAAATTCGcacaaaaagtatttttttcatgctTCAGACCCcgaccccccccccctcccttTCACTTCAATTTTAGCTTTTTATAGTTtcaactcttttttattgccaagtatcaaaataaatcaatttttctctatcattcgaattacatttaaattacgcgggaaaaaatagacgatcttatttattttcttctaataaattaatattttaattattctatcaCTGAATATTTACAGTTgttatctatattattaagagaggATAAGAACAATTTAGTCCATAACACAtttcattgataataaaaactaaacaaatttaatttgttatcaatgaaaaagtcttgacttaaatttatttctttccgTAATTTCAGATGTTTTTGTGCAATTGTTAGTTCAATGTCtcaatgttttataaataattattaatatatatataaacttcgcgctaaaaattgacatgatgtttgaaaattactgacatcaaaatttttaaatatttttagattagatacttaatttttttgtattaaaattcaatcagtttttttttatctttcatcAAAGttgaagtattaaaaaaaaaaaaaaattacctgaaaaAAGTATAGAGCCACTTGGAGCGAGGCATTCAACCCCGTCATAGTGTGGCGGTGCAAGACTGACAGCTTGTCCAGAAGTATTTCTATCAATCAACGAAATCAAATGATCTTTACTTCCAGTAATAATGCGACCGTCTTGAGCAACCGCGAGACACATTACAGCAGCGGTATGCGGAGTACTAAACCGGCCTGTGTACGTCAGTTTTCTCAAATCCCAGGTCCTGACTTTGTCACTCGAAGCCGTGTACAATTCTTGCTCATCCAAACTCAACGACAGATCATTTATCGCAGCCTCTCCCACTGGTAGCTGCAACGTCCTTGAGGGCGTAGTGTGCGACAGTGATCCACTCTGAGTCTGTCCCGATGAGAAAAGTGTCTTAACACATGAATTAGCGGCTCTCAGATCCCAGACTTTCACATAAGCCGCCGACAcactgaataataaattatttaaccgAGAATATTTAACCGCAACCACATTGTTCGGGTGTCCTGTCAGTGTCATATTCTCCAGTCCCGTTCCCAGGTCCCACACCTTAACCGTtcgatctaaaaaaaaaagtattattaattaatacaaaaacTTTGTCAATTGTTAGTCTATaagtttaacaataaatacctTTAGACCcgctaaataataaatcatgtgTTACATCAATAGCTAGAACAGCTTTGCTATGACCTTCAGCAACATGACTGCACTGTAAAGTCGCTCGTGGTTGAACTTTACCAGGATACGGTGATATAATACCTTTACTAGGCTGTGGATCTGTCGTCAATGGCTGACGAGCTGCTGTTAATCGTGAAAATACATTTTCCTCACGACTATTGAATCTTCTATAGATTGTAGGCGATCCAGGTGGCGACGATATGTCCATTTGTGCCACCTGTTCCCTAATTtgttagattttattttttaagtgttagtaattattatataattaattaaataaataaattaattaaattataataaataaatctattatttattttttttttacaacaaaaaaattaaatatttaattacaattagaaattatttaaatacaattacatgcctaattaataaaaaaatataaagattgCGTGCTTGGCATGCCAGTGCTTAAATAAAGTTCATAGGTgaatagtaacaataataaaaaaatatatatagatatttataataataataacaaataaacaaaaaataataataacaacaagtaataaaaaaaatatttgattgcAATGCAGTCGGGGTGTAAGATGACTCACGACTCACATGGAACCACCAAGTCCATGATGAGGACGACGTAGCGGTCGTGGAGATGTGCTATCACGTCTAGCAAGTGTTGGAGATCCACCATGCGGTCCTCGCGTTAATACCAAACCCCTAGGTGATTTTTAAACACCGTAAACAACCGACACACCCCAGTAATTaagagagtttttttttttaattaattactcataaataaataattaataaagttatttactaatttattaattaattattattattattgacatactTTAAACTTCCTGGAGCGCTTGGAACTCGCGTCAGTGGATGATTGTGGTTTTGGTTTTGGTTTTGCTGATCAACTTTCGACTCGGTTGTGCTGCCAAACAATAAATCGTTGCGCTGAAGTTTACGTTGACGTGCTTTTACACGTTTGCCTTCGGCATTTCCTTGATGTCCATACGTCTCGctgctaaataataaataatttataaataattgttaattaattaattatttatttattaatttaaatctttactTATCAGAAGATGAAGACCGGGACATAGAAGGACTGTAATTGACGTCATGGTTTGTAAAAGAAAATAGTTCACGATCACGCATCACGTGCTCGAGCAATTGGTGCTGAACGTCGCTTTGCTGAGTGACCTGATTTAGTCGCGATTCCATATCCCGGAACTCAAGCTGTTTTTGAGCGGCAGTGCAGCTCTGATCGACAATAAATCCAAGCATTTTTTGAAGCATATATTGAGCCTCGTCAACAGATTTTATCGATGAAATAAGAGCATCGACACCTGGTTCACCTTCTATATCGCAGTCTCCCATTTCCATCATGTCTCTTTGGCACTCGGCGATACTATCTTGGACATAAGATATTTTGCTCTTGACATTATCAATATCTTCGTCAAAATAAGTCGTGTCTTCATGAGCGGCAGCAAATATTTCACGATTTTTTTGGAGCTGTTCCAAATCATGTCCCAATTGTTCACGTTCAGACAATAAACGCTCCATCTCACGCTCAGTTTCAGCAGCAGCCTGTTTAATAAGAGTATGCTTAGTAATTGTTCTTTCGAATGTCTGCCATCGGGATTTCAAACTTTTCGAGCTAAGTGATTTAGCAGGAGTACGCCCAGCAACTTTTTCACTCAACCCGCGGTCGCGTTTTCTCAAAGCAGTAACTTCTTCTTGTTTACGTCTCAAAACAACTTCTTTCATGCGTTTGTCTGCCTCAAGAGTCCGGATCATATTGGCATTGCGTCTGCTTTCTTTTCGTAGCTGAGCAATTTCCCGGTTACGTCTCAACTCATTGTCTTTGTGTCTCTGTGACTCCAATCGCATCTTTCTCAGTAGCTCCACCTTGGCATGCTTCATATCCTGAAGCTCTTTATGTAAGCTTTTGAGTCTCATCTGGCTCTGGCTCTGGTTTTTCAGCAATCGCGCATGTTCTTTTTTAGCCGACTGCAAAATCCTCATTTCTTTCTGCATTGACGTTAACTTCTTCTCGTACTCATCGCGTAATTTCTTTACCTTCTCTGTAGGCGGAGATGCCTGCTGCTGCAAAGAAGACAAAACTTTGTCACGTTCTTCTTGCGTATCGCGAATCCGCGCTTGAAGCTGGGCAAGCTTGTCCTCGTAGTGCTGCTTCATTGAATGCAAACGCCGTTGCGACATCTCCAGTTCTTGAATCAAACGTTGCTTTACATCAATATCAGAAGTCAAAGCCTCTAGTTCTCTGCCCATGGCCATTTCCTGATCATCTTCTTCCTTACGATCCAACTCGTCGTCCGAATCGTCTTCACTAAGTGACTCTTGTCCATTCTCAGTattatcagcatcagcatcatcatcatcttcctTACTAGCAGTCTGCTGTTCCTTCAACGCATCCAATTTATTGATATCCTTCTGCACGTCTTTCTTCGCTGTATCCAAAATTGAAGGTGTCTCACTAAACATGTAAGTATCAACTGGATAAGGATTAGTGACAGTAGTTTGCTGCTGGCGTTTCTTCAACTGCTGATACATGGCCTCCGCTTCTAGCAACCGTGCCCTCAATTCTTCAATTTCTTGGACGTATCCTAAAACTAGTTGAGAAACATCATCATTACCAGCAGAAACCCATTGACCTGCAGCTTTTTCAGCCAACAGCAACGAATTCTTCGCCGTCAATGCTTCTACAGTTTCCGAAAGTGCTTTAACTCTTGTTCTGAGACTCTGCATCTCGCTGCTGAGCATCTGGTTCTCATGCCAAGCATCATTGACACCATCCTCACCAGCAACTCGCTTACCCTGCCGGAACTCAAGTAATTCCAGCTGCAACTGCTGGATCTCTCGCCTCAACGAAGCTATAGTTCTCGAACTCTTGTCTTGGTTAATAGTAACTTTGTTCTTGATATTCCGCGCCCTGTTAGCGTACTTGAGCGTACTCAGAGTCTCCATAAAATCCCTATCGCTGGGAGAAATACAAGCAATCATACAAGTCTGCGAGTTACCTCCTAGAGAATCTTGTAACAAACGTGTCAGCTTTGAGTCACGATAAGGCACGTGCAGTGCTCTCTTGCTCTTGTCCCCCAGCGCAGAAATAACATTCCCCAGAGCAAGCAGTCCGCAATTTATAGAAATCCCTTCTTTAGCACGATCTCCAGTGGCACCAGTTCGTTTCAATCTTTCCGAGCCCGCCAAGTCAACGAAGTGAAATTTAGCTGTCAATGTCTCGAATTCATTCATCGGATCGCTGCTCGTGTCGACATCAGCATCTGGATCTTCAACCCTGATACACCGCTGCTGTTTAATGTACAAAGTAAAAATAGCATGTGATCGCGATGACTGAGTGTTCATCTGCGTGGATCCAGTTGTTCGTGACAAGGCACCAAGCCTCAAATATTCCAATGCTTGCTCCGGATTAGTTACCACCCGGGGTTCAACTCCAGTAAGATGAATATTTCCCGAAGTGTCTTCATGAATTCTAGCACCACCTCGAGGTCCTCCGGGTTCAAGTAAATCTTTCAAATCTTCATTATacaattctaaaaattgtGCCGTCACCTATTGATAACAAcaattagataattaaatctaGGATTTAAGAACCTAAATGAGAatcaattttatcaacaaatataaCACTACCTTAAACTCCGGAGGCATGTGCCCACGTTCACGCGCTTTAGCCTGCTTGGTAGCGATCCCATCAAACAAATGTTTTATTGCTCGAGGAATTATCCCGACAACCTGGTCATCAACCTCAATATCAAATCCCGTACCCATGGTATAGGTTTTACCTGACCCAGTCTGTCCGTAAGCCAGGACAGTAGCATTGTATCCATCCAAAGCACCTTCCACGAGCTTCCTAACGCAGCTCTCGTATATTTCAGTCTGTTCAACACTTGTATCAAATACATAGTCATACGTAAAGGCTTTGTCTGCTCCCAAGAATACTTGGGGCTCGCCTACCGGCACTTGTGTACATATTCGACACATGTCAATCACCTCTCTAGCTACCTGAGGCCTTATcctgttttaaattaaataaattatttattttcattgtttctactattggaaataataaatatattatcttataattttaaatttaaataaataaagaaaataccACGCAGGAAAAACTACTTGATGTCTCTACCCACTCAAGTGAAAGTTTCCcagtctattttattttattttaaataattacttatgatTTTAAGGAAATTTAACCTTGGTATTATTAATTCCACCCACGTACTCAAGTACCAgagatttattataatttaattttaactttttttttaactttacagaaccaaaaattaataaaaattttaattttagtttggagtaaaaaaaattgtttcaatttaaaattatgagtgtgacaaatttaaaattatgaataaatagagtaaataattaaacaatattatttataaaaaatgcacttattaatttttaaatttttgaaatgcgcatttttttaaaacttaattttatgaattatttactctatttattaataattttaaatttgactgaTGTCTGCTGCACTCACACTTATTTAAAttggagtaatttaaaaaatagttaaactaagatgttttttatataaaaaatatataattaattatgatattgGTAAATAACTCACCGAACAGCAACACGAACACTTGAATCGTCAGTCATCatgataaaatatgaataaataattaaaatataaatataaataataaaatatttaacaaggAATGTTTTGGCATTGGTATAAGTATTgaaatctaataaaaaattaaaaccaagtaaattataaaaccgtTAATGGCTGAAGCTGACTGAAGACTGGAGTGGAGACGAGCTTGCTTTTCGCTCACTAGTTTGTAGTGGTTTCCGTTTATAGTTACAAGAGTTTCGTTGaagaaataattgttttcGGTGGTGAAAAAGTGACAGGTAAGTTGGAAGTATTGGAGAGTAAGTGGGAACCGAAGATACCCGAATGACAATCTGTGCAAGTAATTATAGTACACATATAATGCGGACATTTTGACTCGCTTGTAAAACTATAGAGGGACAGTAATGATATCTCTACTCTCTATAGGTATACAAAATTCCCGATttcgtttaatttaaataataacatgtTGTCAAAATGTGAttagttaattacaaaaaGGAAACTGAAGGTTACAAAAAATCATTAGAATTACGGtccataattataattgatgtaTTCTGTCCCATAGTTGCCTGGGAAGGTTGGAATACCCAACGAAAAGTtgctgaaataaaataatcaagttttatttattggtcTGAATAACCTTACTTTTACTTAgataccaaaaataataacaaaaaatctaaaagcTAGTCCAGGTGATGCTAAACAAATTtacttattacaaaatggtaattaaaaaaaatattctatagTATACTTTAAGGCTGGGTCGCACCTAACGAAATCTcgaatttaagatttttaattatttattaaataattatcattacagTGATTTCAGCTTCCGACAAAAAGCAGAAGACGAACTTTCTTAAAAGATTTCCATCATTCAAGTtccataaatattcaaaacgtaattaaaattcttaaattcgaGATTTCGTTAGATATGGCCAGGCCTTAATTTGacgttaaaatttatgatcgatTCGACTGCTGGTTAAGCTAAACTGGCTGCACAGATGTAAACAGCAAAAGTTACTTTCAAATTGACAGTAAGTTCGCGCCATTTAACTTGGATTTAAAACTTCTCAATAGTCCAGTCGAAATTCCGAAATGGGAGACATTTCTCGAAAATTGGTGCAAATTTGGTTGAAGGTCTATGATGTCATACACAATCACCCCccgaaataaaaaagtcatcaCCCCAGGgattaatgagaaaaaaaataaaaacacccCCAAAAACAGGTTTTTCGCAAATATTTCATACacaacataaaatttgtaaaaaaactttcaaacaaaagttgtagaaaaaaaaaatttacataaaaagaaattaaaaaattttttttgtatctataaaaaataataagtcatCTTGACGATTTTGACGACGTCATGTTGCGGTTGTAAAATTGCGTTAAATTGCCATCAGTATGGCATCAGGGTAACTTTGgctaattttcatatttttgaaattgggcgaattgttaattatcatttcagcgaataaaaacttttac
This genomic window from Microplitis demolitor isolate Queensland-Clemson2020A chromosome 6, iyMicDemo2.1a, whole genome shotgun sequence contains:
- the LOC103570629 gene encoding kinesin-like protein KIF21A isoform X3 encodes the protein MMTDDSSVRVAVRIRPQVAREVIDMCRICTQVPVGEPQVFLGADKAFTYDYVFDTSVEQTEIYESCVRKLVEGALDGYNATVLAYGQTGSGKTYTMGTGFDIEVDDQVVGIIPRAIKHLFDGIATKQAKARERGHMPPEFKVTAQFLELYNEDLKDLLEPGGPRGGARIHEDTSGNIHLTGVEPRVVTNPEQALEYLRLGALSRTTGSTQMNTQSSRSHAIFTLYIKQQRCIRVEDPDADVDTSSDPMNEFETLTAKFHFVDLAGSERLKRTGATGDRAKEGISINCGLLALGNVISALGDKSKRALHVPYRDSKLTRLLQDSLGGNSQTCMIACISPSDRDFMETLSTLKYANRARNIKNKVTINQDKSSRTIASLRREIQQLQLELLEFRQGKRVAGEDGVNDAWHENQMLSSEMQSLRTRVKALSETVEALTAKNSLLLAEKAAGQWVSAGNDDVSQLVLGYVQEIEELRARLLEAEAMYQQLKKRQQQTTVTNPYPVDTYMFSETPSILDTAKKDVQKDINKLDALKEQQTASKEDDDDADADNTENGQESLSEDDSDDELDRKEEDDQEMAMGRELEALTSDIDVKQRLIQELEMSQRRLHSMKQHYEDKLAQLQARIRDTQEERDKVLSSLQQQASPPTEKVKKLRDEYEKKLTSMQKEMRILQSAKKEHARLLKNQSQSQMRLKSLHKELQDMKHAKVELLRKMRLESQRHKDNELRRNREIAQLRKESRRNANMIRTLEADKRMKEVVLRRKQEEVTALRKRDRGLSEKVAGRTPAKSLSSKSLKSRWQTFERTITKHTLIKQAAAETEREMERLLSEREQLGHDLEQLQKNREIFAAAHEDTTYFDEDIDNVKSKISYVQDSIAECQRDMMEMGDCDIEGEPGVDALISSIKSVDEAQYMLQKMLGFIVDQSCTAAQKQLEFRDMESRLNQVTQQSDVQHQLLEHVMRDRELFSFTNHDVNYSPSMSRSSSSDNSETYGHQGNAEGKRVKARQRKLQRNDLLFGSTTESKVDQQNQNQNHNHPLTRVPSAPGSLKEQVAQMDISSPPGSPTIYRRFNSREENVFSRLTAARQPLTTDPQPSKGIISPYPGKVQPRATLQCSHVAEGHSKAVLAIDVTHDLLFSGSKDRTVKVWDLGTGLENMTLTGHPNNVVAVKYSRLNNLLFSVSAAYVKVWDLRAANSCVKTLFSSGQTQSGSLSHTTPSRTLQLPVGEAAINDLSLSLDEQELYTASSDKVRTWDLRKLTYTGRFSTPHTAAVMCLAVAQDGRIITGSKDHLISLIDRNTSGQAVSLAPPHYDGVECLAPSGSILFSGSRDMCIKRWDLTKMELVQSLNNAHKDWILGLCTINNGSVMVSGCRGGILRAWSVAREPMGECNLMGEVRAHGSAINAVVTNQQHIFTASNDGTIRLWSFFNKRDQPRTFQRSNSLKC
- the LOC103570629 gene encoding kinesin-like protein KIF21A isoform X1 produces the protein MMTDDSSVRVAVRIRPQVAREVIDMCRICTQVPVGEPQVFLGADKAFTYDYVFDTSVEQTEIYESCVRKLVEGALDGYNATVLAYGQTGSGKTYTMGTGFDIEVDDQVVGIIPRAIKHLFDGIATKQAKARERGHMPPEFKVTAQFLELYNEDLKDLLEPGGPRGGARIHEDTSGNIHLTGVEPRVVTNPEQALEYLRLGALSRTTGSTQMNTQSSRSHAIFTLYIKQQRCIRVEDPDADVDTSSDPMNEFETLTAKFHFVDLAGSERLKRTGATGDRAKEGISINCGLLALGNVISALGDKSKRALHVPYRDSKLTRLLQDSLGGNSQTCMIACISPSDRDFMETLSTLKYANRARNIKNKVTINQDKSSRTIASLRREIQQLQLELLEFRQGKRVAGEDGVNDAWHENQMLSSEMQSLRTRVKALSETVEALTAKNSLLLAEKAAGQWVSAGNDDVSQLVLGYVQEIEELRARLLEAEAMYQQLKKRQQQTTVTNPYPVDTYMFSETPSILDTAKKDVQKDINKLDALKEQQTASKEDDDDADADNTENGQESLSEDDSDDELDRKEEDDQEMAMGRELEALTSDIDVKQRLIQELEMSQRRLHSMKQHYEDKLAQLQARIRDTQEERDKVLSSLQQQASPPTEKVKKLRDEYEKKLTSMQKEMRILQSAKKEHARLLKNQSQSQMRLKSLHKELQDMKHAKVELLRKMRLESQRHKDNELRRNREIAQLRKESRRNANMIRTLEADKRMKEVVLRRKQEEVTALRKRDRGLSEKVAGRTPAKSLSSKSLKSRWQTFERTITKHTLIKQAAAETEREMERLLSEREQLGHDLEQLQKNREIFAAAHEDTTYFDEDIDNVKSKISYVQDSIAECQRDMMEMGDCDIEGEPGVDALISSIKSVDEAQYMLQKMLGFIVDQSCTAAQKQLEFRDMESRLNQVTQQSDVQHQLLEHVMRDRELFSFTNHDVNYSPSMSRSSSSDNSETYGHQGNAEGKRVKARQRKLQRNDLLFGSTTESKVDQQNQNQNHNHPLTRVPSAPGSLKGLVLTRGPHGGSPTLARRDSTSPRPLRRPHHGLGGSMEQVAQMDISSPPGSPTIYRRFNSREENVFSRLTAARQPLTTDPQPSKGIISPYPGKVQPRATLQCSHVAEGHSKAVLAIDVTHDLLFSGSKDRTVKVWDLGTGLENMTLTGHPNNVVAVKYSRLNNLLFSVSAAYVKVWDLRAANSCVKTLFSSGQTQSGSLSHTTPSRTLQLPVGEAAINDLSLSLDEQELYTASSDKVRTWDLRKLTYTGRFSTPHTAAVMCLAVAQDGRIITGSKDHLISLIDRNTSGQAVSLAPPHYDGVECLAPSGSILFSGSRDMCIKRWDLTKMELVQSLNNAHKDWILGLCTINNGSVMVSGCRGGILRAWSVAREPMGECNLMGEVRAHGSAINAVVTNQQHIFTASNDGTIRLWSFFNKRDQPRTFQRSNSLKC
- the LOC103570629 gene encoding kinesin-like protein KIF21A isoform X2; amino-acid sequence: MMTDDSSVRVAVRIRPQVAREVIDMCRICTQVPVGEPQVFLGADKAFTYDYVFDTSVEQTEIYESCVRKLVEGALDGYNATVLAYGQTGSGKTYTMGTGFDIEVDDQVVGIIPRAIKHLFDGIATKQAKARERGHMPPEFKVTAQFLELYNEDLKDLLEPGGPRGGARIHEDTSGNIHLTGVEPRVVTNPEQALEYLRLGALSRTTGSTQMNTQSSRSHAIFTLYIKQQRCIRVEDPDADVDTSSDPMNEFETLTAKFHFVDLAGSERLKRTGATGDRAKEGISINCGLLALGNVISALGDKSKRALHVPYRDSKLTRLLQDSLGGNSQTCMIACISPSDRDFMETLSTLKYANRARNIKNKVTINQDKSSRTIASLRREIQQLQLELLEFRQGKRVAGEDGVNDAWHENQMLSSEMQSLRTRVKALSETVEALTAKNSLLLAEKAAGQWVSAGNDDVSQLVLGYVQEIEELRARLLEAEAMYQQLKKRQQQTTVTNPYPVDTYMFSETPSILDTAKKDVQKDINKLDALKEQQTASKEDDDDADADNTENGQESLSEDDSDDELDRKEEDDQEMAMGRELEALTSDIDVKQRLIQELEMSQRRLHSMKQHYEDKLAQLQARIRDTQEERDKVLSSLQQQASPPTEKVKKLRDEYEKKLTSMQKEMRILQSAKKEHARLLKNQSQSQMRLKSLHKELQDMKHAKVELLRKMRLESQRHKDNELRRNREIAQLRKESRRNANMIRTLEADKRMKEVVLRRKQEEVTALRKRDRGLSEKVAGRTPAKSLSSKSLKSRWQTFERTITKHTLIKQAAAETEREMERLLSEREQLGHDLEQLQKNREIFAAAHEDTTYFDEDIDNVKSKISYVQDSIAECQRDMMEMGDCDIEGEPGVDALISSIKSVDEAQYMLQKMLGFIVDQSCTAAQKQLEFRDMESRLNQVTQQSDVQHQLLEHVMRDRELFSFTNHDVNYSPSMSRSSSSDNSETYGHQGNAEGKRVKARQRKLQRNDLLFGSTTESKVDQQNQNQNHNHPLTRVPSAPGSLKGLVLTRGPHGGSPTLARRDSTSPRPLRRPHHGLGGSMEQVAQMDISSPPGSPTIYRRFNSREENVFSRLTAARQPLTTDPQPSKGIISPYPGKVQPRATLQCSHVAEGHSKAVLAIDVTHDLLFSGSKDRTVKVWDLGTGLENMTLTGHPNNVVAVKYSRLNNLLFSVSAAYVKVWDLRAANSCVKTLFSSGQTQSGSLSHTTPSRTLQLPVGEAAINDLSLSLDEQELYTASSDKVRTWDLRKLTYTGRFSTPHTAAVMCLAVAQDGRIITGSKDHLISLIDRNTSGQAVSLAPPHYDGVECLAPSGSILFSGSRDMCIKRWDLTKMELVQSLNNAHKDWILGLCTINNGSVMVSGCRGGILRAWSVAREPMGECNLMGEVRAHGSAINAVVTNQQHIFTASNSGEVKLWRVLDPFPAMSMSTMSI